A window from Pseudomonas sp. MRSN 12121 encodes these proteins:
- the dapE gene encoding succinyl-diaminopimelate desuccinylase, producing the protein MTAHADLSPTLQLACDLIRRPSVTPVDADCQKLMMQRLGQAGFKLEPMRIEDVDNFWATHGTHEGPVLCFAGHTDVVPTGPVQAWQNDPFDALIDEHGMLCGRGAADMKGSLAAMLVAAERFVADYPDHKGSVAFLITSDEEGPAHHGTKAVVERLAARKERLDWCIVGEPSSTSLVGDVVKNGRRGSLGAKLTVRGVQGHVAYPHLAKNPIHLAAAALAELAAEHWDDGNAFFPPTSFQISNLNSGTGATNVIPGELVAVFNFRFSTESTVEGLQQRVAAILDKHGLDWHVDWALSGLPFLTEPGALLDAVSASIKDITGRETQASTSGGTSDGRFIATLGTQVVELGPVNATIHQVNERVLASDLDVLTEIYYQTLIKLLA; encoded by the coding sequence ATGACGGCCCACGCCGACCTTTCGCCGACCCTGCAACTCGCCTGTGACCTGATCCGCCGTCCGTCGGTGACGCCAGTCGACGCCGACTGCCAGAAACTGATGATGCAGCGCCTGGGCCAGGCCGGCTTCAAGCTCGAGCCGATGCGCATCGAGGATGTGGATAACTTCTGGGCCACCCACGGCACGCATGAAGGCCCGGTGCTGTGCTTCGCCGGCCACACCGACGTGGTGCCGACCGGCCCGGTCCAGGCCTGGCAGAACGACCCGTTCGACGCCCTGATCGATGAACACGGCATGCTCTGCGGGCGCGGCGCGGCGGACATGAAAGGCAGCCTGGCCGCCATGCTGGTGGCCGCCGAGCGTTTCGTCGCCGACTACCCGGACCACAAGGGTTCGGTGGCCTTCCTGATCACCAGCGATGAAGAAGGCCCGGCCCACCACGGCACCAAGGCCGTGGTCGAGCGCCTGGCGGCGCGCAAGGAGCGCCTGGACTGGTGCATCGTCGGCGAGCCGTCGAGCACCAGCCTGGTCGGCGACGTGGTCAAGAACGGCCGTCGCGGCTCCCTCGGCGCCAAACTCACGGTGCGCGGCGTGCAGGGTCACGTCGCCTACCCGCACCTGGCCAAGAACCCGATCCACCTGGCCGCCGCCGCCCTGGCCGAACTGGCCGCGGAGCACTGGGACGACGGCAACGCCTTCTTCCCGCCGACCAGCTTCCAGATCTCCAACCTGAATTCCGGCACGGGCGCGACCAACGTGATCCCCGGCGAGCTGGTGGCGGTGTTCAACTTCCGCTTCTCCACCGAATCCACGGTCGAAGGCCTGCAACAGCGCGTCGCCGCCATTCTCGACAAGCATGGCCTGGACTGGCACGTGGACTGGGCGCTGTCGGGCCTGCCGTTCCTCACCGAGCCGGGCGCGCTGCTCGACGCGGTATCGGCCAGCATCAAGGACATCACCGGTCGCGAGACCCAGGCTTCCACCAGCGGCGGCACCTCCGACGGGCGCTTCATCGCCACCCTCGGCACCCAGGTGGTCGAGCTGGGCCCGGTCAACGCCACCATCCACCAGGTCAACGAGCGGGTGCTGGCCAGCGACCTCGACGTGCTGACCGAAATCTACTACCAGACCCTGATCAAGTTGCTCGCCTGA
- a CDS encoding glycosyltransferase, with protein sequence MSSRKFGLNLVVVLAIAALFTGFWALINRPVSAPNWPAQISGFSYSPFQLGQFPQKEQYPTDDEMRRDLEIMSKLTDNIRTYSVDGTLENIPKLAEEFGLRVTLGIWISPDLERNEREITRAIDIANSSRSVVRVVVGNEAIFRKEITADQLSVLLDRVRAAVKVPVTTSEQWHVWEEHPELAKHVDLIAAHVLPYWEFIPMDKAGQFVLDRARDLKNMFPKKPLLLSEVGWPSNGRMRGGADASPADQAIYLRNLVNKLNRQGYNYFVIEAFDQPWKASDEGSVGAYWGVFNAARQQKFNCEGPVVAIPQWRVLAIGSVVLALLSLTLLMIDGSALRQRGRTFLTFIAFLCGSVLVWIGYDYSQQYSTWFSLTVGFLLALGALGVFIVLLTEAHELAEAVWVHKRRREFLPVEGDSGYRPKVSVHVPCYNEPPEMVKQTLDALANLDYPDYEVLIIDNNTKDPAVWEPVRDYCETLGPRFKFFHVAPLAGFKGGALNYLIPHTAKDAEVIAVIDSDYCVDRNWLKHMVPHFADPKIAVVQSPQDYRDQNESTFKKLCYAEYKGFFHIGMVTRNDRDAIIQHGTMTMTRRSVLEELGWADWCICEDAELGLRVFEKGLSAAYYHDSYGKGLMPDTFIDFKKQRFRWAYGAIQIIKRHTASLLRGKDTELTRGQRYHFLAGWLPWVADGMNIFFTLGALLWSAAMIIVPQRVDPPLLIFAIPPLALFVFKVGKIIFLYRRAVGVNLKDAFCAALAGLALSHTIAKAVLYGFFTSSIPFFRTPKNADNHGFWVAISEAREELFIMLLLWGAALGIYLVQGGLPSNDMRFWVTMLLVQSLPYVAALVMAFLSSLPKPVAKAEPAGAA encoded by the coding sequence ATGTCATCGCGTAAATTTGGACTCAACCTGGTGGTGGTTCTGGCAATCGCCGCCCTGTTCACCGGCTTCTGGGCATTAATCAACCGCCCGGTCTCCGCTCCCAACTGGCCTGCCCAGATCTCCGGCTTTTCCTACTCGCCTTTCCAGCTGGGCCAGTTCCCGCAGAAAGAGCAGTACCCGACCGACGATGAAATGCGTCGCGACCTGGAGATCATGAGCAAGCTGACCGACAACATTCGTACCTACTCGGTCGACGGCACCCTGGAGAACATTCCCAAGCTGGCCGAAGAGTTCGGCCTGCGCGTGACCCTGGGGATCTGGATCAGCCCGGACCTGGAACGCAACGAGCGGGAAATCACCCGCGCCATCGATATCGCCAACAGCTCGCGCAGCGTCGTGCGGGTGGTGGTCGGCAACGAAGCGATCTTCCGCAAGGAAATCACCGCCGACCAGTTGAGCGTGCTGCTCGATCGCGTGCGCGCCGCGGTCAAGGTGCCGGTCACCACGTCCGAGCAGTGGCACGTCTGGGAAGAACACCCGGAGCTGGCCAAGCACGTCGACCTGATCGCCGCGCACGTCCTGCCGTACTGGGAATTCATCCCGATGGACAAGGCCGGGCAGTTCGTCCTCGATCGTGCTCGCGACCTGAAGAACATGTTCCCGAAAAAACCGCTGCTGCTGTCCGAAGTGGGCTGGCCGAGCAACGGCCGCATGCGCGGCGGCGCCGACGCCAGCCCCGCGGACCAGGCGATCTACCTGCGCAACCTGGTCAACAAGCTCAACCGCCAGGGCTACAACTACTTCGTGATCGAAGCCTTCGACCAGCCGTGGAAGGCCAGCGACGAAGGTTCGGTCGGCGCCTACTGGGGCGTGTTCAACGCCGCGCGCCAGCAGAAATTCAACTGCGAAGGCCCGGTGGTGGCGATCCCGCAATGGCGCGTGCTGGCCATCGGCTCGGTGGTCCTGGCGCTGCTGTCGCTGACCCTGCTGATGATCGACGGCTCGGCCCTGCGCCAGCGCGGCCGGACCTTCCTGACTTTCATCGCCTTCCTCTGCGGTTCGGTGCTGGTGTGGATCGGCTACGACTACAGCCAGCAATACAGCACGTGGTTCAGCCTGACCGTGGGCTTCTTGCTCGCCCTGGGTGCGCTGGGGGTGTTCATCGTGCTGCTGACCGAAGCCCATGAACTGGCCGAGGCGGTGTGGGTGCACAAGCGCCGGCGCGAATTCCTGCCGGTCGAGGGCGATTCCGGCTACCGGCCGAAGGTCTCGGTCCACGTGCCGTGCTACAACGAGCCGCCGGAGATGGTCAAGCAGACCCTCGACGCCCTGGCCAACCTCGACTATCCGGACTACGAAGTCCTGATCATCGACAACAACACCAAGGACCCGGCGGTGTGGGAGCCGGTACGCGACTACTGCGAAACCCTCGGCCCGCGCTTCAAGTTCTTCCACGTCGCGCCCCTGGCCGGCTTCAAGGGCGGCGCGCTGAACTACCTGATCCCGCATACCGCCAAGGACGCCGAAGTGATCGCGGTGATCGACTCGGACTACTGCGTCGACCGCAACTGGCTCAAGCACATGGTGCCGCACTTCGCCGACCCGAAAATCGCCGTGGTGCAATCGCCCCAGGACTACCGCGACCAGAACGAAAGCACCTTCAAGAAGCTCTGCTACGCGGAATACAAGGGCTTCTTCCATATCGGCATGGTCACCCGCAACGACCGCGATGCGATCATCCAGCACGGCACCATGACCATGACCCGCCGTTCGGTCCTGGAAGAGCTGGGCTGGGCCGACTGGTGCATCTGCGAAGACGCCGAGCTGGGCCTGCGGGTGTTCGAGAAAGGCCTGTCGGCGGCGTATTACCACGACAGCTACGGCAAGGGCCTGATGCCGGATACCTTCATCGACTTCAAGAAACAGCGTTTCCGCTGGGCCTATGGGGCGATCCAGATCATCAAGCGCCATACCGCCAGCCTGCTGCGCGGCAAGGACACCGAGCTGACCCGCGGCCAGCGCTACCACTTCCTCGCGGGCTGGCTGCCGTGGGTGGCGGACGGCATGAACATCTTCTTCACCCTCGGCGCCCTGCTCTGGTCGGCGGCGATGATCATCGTGCCGCAACGCGTCGACCCGCCGTTGCTGATCTTCGCGATCCCGCCCCTGGCGCTGTTCGTGTTCAAGGTCGGCAAGATCATCTTCCTCTACCGCCGGGCGGTCGGGGTCAACCTCAAGGACGCGTTCTGCGCAGCCCTGGCTGGCCTCGCGTTGTCGCACACCATCGCCAAGGCCGTGCTGTACGGCTTCTTCACCAGCAGCATTCCGTTCTTCCGCACGCCGAAGAATGCCGACAACCACGGCTTCTGGGTGGCGATCTCGGAGGCCCGGGAGGAGCTGTTCATCATGCTGCTGTTGTGGGGCGCGGCCCTGGGCATCTACCTGGTGCAGGGCGGCCTGCCGAGCAACGACATGCGCTTCTGGGTGACCATGCTGCTGGTGCAGTCGCTGCCGTACGTCGCGGCGCTGGTCATGGCGTTCCTGTCGTCGCTGCCAAAACCGGTGGCCAAGGCCGAACCCGCAGGCGCCGCATAA
- a CDS encoding putative RNA methyltransferase yields the protein MLACPICAAPLGAVDNGVACPAGHRFDRARQGYLNLLPVQHKNSRDPGDNQAMVEARRDFLNAGHYAPVAKRLAELAAERAPQRWVDIGCGEGYYTARIAEALPQADGYALDISREAVKRACRRAPQLTWLIASMARIPLADASCQFLASVFSPLDWQEAKRLLSPGGGLMKVGPTSGHLMELRERLYDEVREYTDDKHLALVPQGMALAHSETLEFKLSLANPQDRANLLAMTPHGWRASAERRASVIEQAEAFEVSVSMRYDYFVLQ from the coding sequence ATGCTTGCCTGCCCTATCTGCGCGGCGCCCCTCGGCGCCGTCGACAACGGTGTCGCATGCCCCGCCGGGCATCGCTTCGACCGCGCCCGCCAGGGCTACCTGAACCTGCTGCCGGTGCAGCACAAGAACAGCCGCGACCCGGGCGACAACCAGGCCATGGTCGAAGCCCGCCGCGACTTTCTCAACGCCGGCCATTACGCCCCCGTGGCCAAGCGCCTGGCCGAACTGGCCGCCGAACGCGCACCGCAGCGCTGGGTCGATATCGGTTGCGGCGAGGGCTACTACACCGCCCGGATCGCTGAGGCCCTGCCCCAGGCGGACGGTTATGCCCTGGATATTTCCCGGGAAGCGGTCAAGCGCGCCTGTCGCCGCGCCCCGCAATTGACCTGGTTGATCGCCAGCATGGCGCGCATTCCCCTGGCCGACGCCAGTTGCCAGTTCCTCGCCAGCGTCTTCAGCCCGCTGGACTGGCAGGAAGCCAAGCGCCTGCTCAGCCCCGGCGGCGGCCTGATGAAAGTCGGGCCGACCAGCGGCCACCTGATGGAGCTGCGCGAACGCCTGTACGACGAGGTCCGCGAATACACCGACGACAAGCACCTGGCGCTGGTGCCGCAAGGCATGGCCCTGGCGCACAGCGAAACCCTGGAGTTCAAGCTGAGCCTGGCCAACCCGCAGGACCGCGCCAACCTGCTGGCCATGACGCCCCACGGCTGGCGGGCCAGCGCCGAACGCCGGGCCAGCGTGATCGAACAGGCCGAAGCCTTCGAGGTCAGCGTGTCGATGCGCTACGATTATTTCGTTCTGCAATAA
- the dapD gene encoding 2,3,4,5-tetrahydropyridine-2,6-dicarboxylate N-succinyltransferase, protein MSTTLFSLAFGVGTQNRQGAWLEVFYAAPLIKPSADLVAAIAPVLGYSEGNQAIAFTNAQAAELADALKNVDAAQAALLTRLAESHKPLVATLLAEDAQLSSTPEAYLKLHLLSHRLVKPHGLNLAGIFPLLPNVAWTNQGAVDLGELAERQLEARLRGELLEVFSVDKFPKMTDYVVPSGVRIADSARIRLGAYIGEGTTVMHEGFVNFNAGTEGPGMIEGRVSAGVFVGKGSDLGGGCSTMGTLSGGGNIVIKVGEGCLIGANAGIGIPLGDRNTVESGLYVTAGTKVALLDENNQLVKVVKARELAGQPDLLFRRNSETGAVECKTHKSAIELNEALHAHN, encoded by the coding sequence ATGTCCACTACCCTGTTCAGCCTGGCCTTCGGTGTCGGCACTCAAAACCGTCAAGGCGCCTGGTTGGAAGTGTTCTACGCCGCCCCCCTGATCAAGCCGTCGGCAGACCTCGTCGCCGCCATCGCGCCGGTGCTGGGCTACAGCGAAGGCAACCAGGCCATCGCCTTCACCAACGCCCAGGCCGCGGAACTGGCCGATGCCCTGAAAAACGTCGACGCCGCCCAGGCCGCGCTGCTGACCCGCCTGGCCGAAAGCCACAAGCCGCTGGTCGCGACCCTGCTGGCCGAAGACGCCCAGCTGTCCTCGACGCCCGAGGCCTACCTCAAGCTGCACCTGCTGTCCCATCGCCTGGTCAAGCCGCACGGCCTGAACCTGGCCGGGATCTTCCCGCTGCTGCCGAACGTGGCCTGGACCAACCAGGGCGCGGTCGACCTCGGCGAACTGGCCGAGCGCCAGCTGGAAGCGCGCCTGCGCGGCGAGCTGCTGGAAGTGTTCTCGGTGGACAAGTTCCCGAAAATGACCGACTACGTGGTGCCGAGCGGCGTGCGTATCGCTGACAGCGCACGCATCCGCCTGGGCGCCTACATCGGCGAAGGCACCACCGTGATGCACGAAGGTTTCGTCAATTTCAACGCCGGCACCGAAGGCCCGGGCATGATCGAAGGCCGCGTTTCCGCCGGTGTGTTCGTCGGCAAGGGCTCGGACCTGGGCGGCGGCTGCTCGACCATGGGCACCCTGTCGGGCGGTGGCAACATCGTGATCAAGGTCGGCGAAGGCTGCCTGATCGGCGCCAACGCCGGCATCGGCATCCCGCTGGGCGACCGCAACACCGTGGAGTCGGGCCTGTACGTGACCGCCGGGACCAAGGTGGCGCTGCTGGACGAGAACAACCAGCTGGTCAAGGTGGTCAAGGCCCGCGAACTGGCCGGCCAGCCCGACCTGCTGTTCCGTCGCAACTCGGAAACCGGCGCCGTGGAGTGCAAGACCCACAAGTCGGCGATCGAGCTGAACGAAGCGCTGCACGCTCACAACTAA
- a CDS encoding aminotransferase class V-fold PLP-dependent enzyme, whose product MLVASPWRADFPAIAALQRQDQTYLDNAATTQKPQALLDALAHYYGNGAANVHRAQHLPGAHATQAFEDSRHKVAQWLNVEESGQIIFTHGATSALNLLAYGLEHQFNPGDEIVVSALEHHANLLPWQQLAQRRGLELVVLPLDDDGLIDLDAAARLIGPRTRLLAVSQLSNVLGAWQPLSRLLALAREHAALTVVDGAQGVVHGRHDVQALGCDFYVFSSHKLYGPDGLGVLYGRNEALQGLRHWQFGGEMVQQADYQHASFRPAPLGFEAGTPPIASVIGLGATLDYLAGLDQDAVSAHEAALHAYLLHGLQARKGLRLLGKPQLALVSFVVDGVHNADLAHLLTEQGIAVRAGHHCAMPLLKSLGLAGAIRVSLALYNDSEDLERFFEALDQALELLR is encoded by the coding sequence ATGCTTGTAGCCTCCCCCTGGCGCGCCGATTTCCCGGCCATCGCCGCCCTGCAACGGCAGGACCAGACCTACCTGGACAACGCCGCCACCACACAGAAACCCCAGGCCCTGCTGGACGCCCTGGCGCACTACTACGGCAATGGCGCGGCCAACGTGCATCGCGCGCAGCACCTGCCCGGCGCTCATGCCACCCAGGCCTTCGAGGATAGCCGGCACAAGGTGGCGCAGTGGCTGAACGTCGAAGAAAGCGGGCAGATCATCTTCACCCATGGCGCGACCTCCGCGCTGAACCTCCTGGCCTATGGCCTGGAACATCAATTCAACCCGGGCGACGAAATCGTCGTCAGCGCCCTGGAACACCATGCCAACCTGCTGCCCTGGCAGCAGCTGGCGCAGCGTCGCGGTCTCGAACTGGTGGTCCTGCCGCTGGACGACGACGGCCTGATCGACCTCGACGCCGCCGCCCGCCTGATAGGCCCGCGCACCCGGCTGCTGGCCGTCAGCCAACTGTCCAACGTGCTGGGCGCCTGGCAGCCGTTGTCCCGGCTGCTGGCGCTGGCCCGCGAACACGCGGCCCTGACCGTGGTCGACGGCGCCCAGGGCGTGGTCCACGGCCGCCACGATGTGCAGGCGCTGGGCTGCGATTTCTATGTGTTCTCCAGCCACAAGCTCTACGGCCCGGACGGCCTCGGCGTGCTGTACGGGCGCAACGAGGCGCTGCAAGGCCTGCGTCACTGGCAGTTCGGGGGCGAGATGGTGCAGCAGGCCGACTACCAGCACGCCAGCTTCCGCCCCGCCCCGCTGGGCTTCGAAGCCGGTACGCCACCGATCGCCAGCGTGATCGGCCTGGGCGCGACCCTCGATTACCTTGCCGGCCTGGACCAGGACGCCGTCAGCGCCCATGAAGCCGCGCTGCATGCCTACCTGTTGCATGGCCTGCAGGCGCGCAAAGGCCTGCGCCTGCTGGGCAAGCCGCAGCTGGCGCTGGTCAGTTTCGTGGTCGATGGCGTACACAACGCCGACCTGGCCCACCTGCTGACCGAACAAGGCATCGCCGTGCGCGCCGGGCACCACTGCGCCATGCCGCTGCTGAAAAGCCTCGGCCTGGCCGGCGCTATCCGGGTCTCCCTGGCGCTGTACAACGACTCCGAAGATCTGGAGCGCTTCTTCGAAGCCCTCGACCAGGCCCTGGAGCTGCTGCGATGA
- the tcdA gene encoding tRNA cyclic N6-threonylcarbamoyladenosine(37) synthase TcdA, translating into MSTEDPRFAGVARLYGIEGLARLRAAHVAIVGVGGVGSWAAEAIARCGVGEISLFDLDDVCVSNSNRQLHALDSTVGKPKVEVMAERLRGINPDCRVHAVADFVTRDTMAEYITPNIDCVIDCIDSVNAKAALIAWCKRRKIQIITTGGAGGQIDPTLIQVCDLNRTFNDPLASKVRSTLRRDYGFSRTVTRHYSVPCVFSTEQLRYPKPDGSICLQKSFVGDGVKLDCAGGFGAVMMVTATFGMVAATKAVDKLVAGVRRPADRVKPAAI; encoded by the coding sequence ATGAGTACAGAAGATCCGCGGTTTGCTGGCGTCGCCCGGTTGTATGGCATCGAGGGGCTTGCGCGTTTGCGCGCCGCCCATGTGGCGATCGTCGGCGTCGGCGGCGTCGGCTCCTGGGCGGCGGAAGCCATCGCCCGTTGTGGCGTGGGCGAGATCTCGCTGTTCGACCTGGACGACGTCTGCGTCAGCAACAGCAATCGGCAACTGCACGCCCTGGACAGCACGGTCGGCAAGCCCAAGGTCGAGGTCATGGCCGAGCGCCTGCGTGGCATCAACCCGGATTGCAGGGTGCATGCGGTCGCCGACTTCGTCACCCGCGACACCATGGCCGAGTACATCACGCCGAATATCGATTGCGTGATCGACTGCATCGATAGCGTCAACGCCAAGGCGGCGCTGATCGCCTGGTGCAAGCGGCGCAAGATCCAGATCATCACCACCGGCGGCGCGGGCGGGCAGATCGACCCGACGCTGATCCAGGTCTGCGACCTGAACCGCACTTTCAACGATCCGCTGGCCTCGAAAGTGCGCTCGACCCTGCGCCGCGACTACGGCTTTTCCCGCACCGTGACCCGTCACTACAGCGTGCCTTGCGTGTTCTCCACCGAACAACTGCGCTATCCGAAACCGGATGGCAGCATCTGCCTGCAGAAGAGCTTTGTCGGCGATGGCGTGAAACTCGACTGCGCCGGCGGTTTTGGCGCGGTGATGATGGTGACCGCGACCTTCGGCATGGTCGCGGCGACCAAGGCGGTGGACAAGCTGGTGGCGGGCGTGCGGCGCCCGGCGGACCGGGTCAAACCCGCAGCCATTTGA
- a CDS encoding SufE family protein, giving the protein MSLPADALAALDSFQGTPAWEQRARLLMQWGERLAPLPEADKVEANRVHGCESQVWLVGRLQDGHWQFTASSDARLIRGLVALLLARVNGLSAEELQRVDLPGWFDQLGLSRQLSPSRSNGLNAVLQRMRELSA; this is encoded by the coding sequence ATGAGCCTGCCCGCCGACGCCCTGGCCGCCCTCGACAGCTTCCAGGGCACCCCCGCCTGGGAACAGCGCGCCCGCCTGCTGATGCAATGGGGCGAACGCCTGGCGCCGCTGCCTGAAGCCGACAAGGTCGAGGCCAATCGGGTGCATGGCTGTGAAAGCCAGGTCTGGCTGGTGGGCCGCTTGCAGGACGGCCACTGGCAGTTCACCGCCAGCAGCGACGCGCGGCTGATCCGCGGCCTGGTGGCGCTGCTGCTGGCACGGGTCAACGGCCTGTCCGCCGAGGAGCTGCAACGGGTGGACCTACCAGGCTGGTTCGATCAGTTGGGCCTGTCGCGCCAGCTGTCGCCCTCGCGCAGCAATGGCTTGAATGCGGTGTTGCAGCGGATGCGCGAACTCTCAGCCTGA